The nucleotide sequence TTTCTTCCGCAGTTCGTCGATCCCGCAAGCGATAATGTCGCACTACAACTTGCAGGGCTGGGAATTCTGTTTGATATTTTAGGTACGGCGGTAAATCTCCTTATCGCTTACGCGGCAAGCTATGCAGGCGGGAGGATGAAACAGAAAATGAGATCGTCGGGTTTTTTTAATAAATTTACCGGGCTGATCATGATTGCGCTGGGGCTTCGGCTGGCGGTGGTTAGTAAGAAATAAAGAAGTTTTACTTATATTTAATAATCTGCTTATATATAATAGGATCTTTCACACCGGCCAATTGAAATCCCCGTAAACGCAGAGCGCAGCTATCGCACACGCCGCAGGCTTTGGCTTCGTATTGATAACACGACCACGTCAAGTGGAGAGGCGCTTTGAGTTCCACGCCTTTTTTTACAATTTCCGATTTATTCTTATGAATGATCGGCGTGACGACCTCGAGAGTCGTATCCGGGCGCGTACCGAGCGCGATGACCTTATTAAATGCTTTAAAAAATTCCTCCCGGCAGTCCGGATAGCCGGAGGAGTCTTCTTCTACTGCGCCGATGAATATTTTTCTAGCGCCGATCACTTCCGCCCAACTCACGGCGATCGCGAGAATATGGGAATTGCGAAAGGGAACGTACGAGGTAGGAACTTTTTTGTTCTCCAGATTGGCTTTTGTCACTTCTATCGAGCGGTCGGTCAGACTGGAGCCGCCGATTTTTTTCAAATGGTCGATATGGCTGATGAGTTGGCGATCCCCGGGTATCCGATAGAATTTACAAATATCGCGAAACGCTTTTTCTTCACGCCGTTCGGTTTTCTGCCCGTAATTGAGATGCAGCATGGCGAGTTCATACGACTGCGCCGCGATAGCCGCCGTGACGCAACTGTCCATACCGCCGCTTACAAGTATAACGGCAAGTTCTTTACTTGATTTTTTTTTAACGGGCAAACGTTTCAACGGCTTCTGCATACGATGAGGTAGTTTCCTGAATCCGGACTTTGACGGCAATGATATTTTTGTATGGAACCAGTTTTTCTTTGATTTTTTTGGCAAAATAAAAACTCAGATTCTCTGCCGTCGTAAAGAAATCGACGTAAACCGCCTTAAGTCCGCTTGTTTTAAGAAACGGCTTCATCATTTCGTCGTCATTAGAACAGAGAAACGCGTGATCGAGTTCGTCCACGATCGGCTTTACCAGCGATTTCATATCGCCGTAATCCATAAGCATGCCGTTAGGCCCCGGCGTGCCTTCGATTTCGACAAACATGCGATAGGAATGGCCGTGAATATTCTGGCAGCCGGAACGGTGATAGGGAAGGCGATGCGCCATTTCCCAGTGAAATTCTTTTGCTATTTTGATAATATTTTCCATAAGTATATTCCGAAATCCAACCACGGAGATCATGGAGGTTTATTGTGTTAAAAAGTTTTTTATTTTCTCTGTGTTCTCTGTGGCTTCGTGGTAATGTTTTTTCATACTCCTCTTGTTTCCGGCGCCCAGATCATCTTATGCATCTGGATCTGAAAACGCAGATTCGGAATTTCCTTTTGAATCTGATCGGCTAACATCCAGTTCACGATCTCCACCGGTTCGATGTTTCCAAAAACGGGTGAGAAAAGGATCGTTCTGCATTTGGCCTGAATACGGTATTGACGTATCTGCCCGATGGCCCATGCATAATCCTCCCGATTTCCGATGACAAACTTAACCTCGTCGTGCGGAAGGAGATAAGCAATATTCTCATATAAATTTTTATGCGCCATCTTGCTTGAAGGGCATTTAAGATCCATGATCTTAAAAACGCGCGGATCGATCGGGGATACATCCAAACTTCCGCCCGTCTCGATCAGAACTTCATACCCTTCGTCGCATAATCGCTTCATCAGGGGATGAACGGCCTTCTGCATCAAAGGTTCGCCGCCGGTAATTTCAATTGTTTTGCACTGATACTGTTTAACTTCATCCAAAATAGCATCCAGCGTCATGTCTTTGCCGTCATAAAAAGCATATTCCGTATCGCAATAAGAGCAACGCAAATTGCAGTACGTCAACCGAACGAATACGCACGGCTTTCCGGCATGGCTGGATTCGCCCTGAATACTGAAAAAAATCTCATTGATTTTCAGCGTGTTGTCTGCTGTAGCGGTTGATTCCATAGGTCGGGCAATATATTGATTATAAGCAATTCCCGCAAGTGCAAATCAGTTTCTCAGGCACCTGTTAGAAATACCCTGCCACAGAGTTCGCAGAGGAAAAACGAAAAATAACTGTGAAAGGTTGTCTCACATTAGTTTTTTTGTAAAAATTTTTCTCTGTGTTCTCTGTGGCAAAAGGATTGCTCTACTTTCAATTCGATACCAATTCTTTTATTGAAATTATGAAATTTATCCTTTACATTAATGCCGCCTTTTTAAACCTATCTTGAATATTAAACAGAATTATTAAGGAACATGAATACGACGCAAATCCAGGATGCGATTAAGGCATTAGAGAAAAAGATCGCAGGTGTTAAAGGTAGTTTTACGCTCAACGACGCGGCGTCTATTACGGGTTTGGCCGTTGACGAAGCCAAAGAGGCTTTAGATACAATGATGTCGAGATACGTTTGCCGCCTGATGGTAACGGATAACGGGGATATGATCTATTCGTTTGGATCATCGTTGCAGCGGCGCGGCGAAAAAACATTGGCCGAAAAAATGGAGCAGGTTGGTGAATGGCTGTGGAAGGCTTTTACTGTTTTTTTTAAAGCATGGATCGCGATTACGTTGGTTGTGTATTTTGTAATCTTCCTCGTAATACTGATTGGTCTCATTATAGCGGCTTCGCAGGGCGGCAACCGTGATCGCAAGTCGCCGGTCAGATTGGACGGAATTTTCAATATCTTTTTTTCCATTTTTCAATGGCGAACCGCGACACGTATGATTAATTATCAAATGGACCGCGACGGTTATCGTTACAGGCAGTATGAGCCAAAAAAATCGTATTTAAATGAAAAGAAGAAAAATTTTATTGCCTCTGTTTATGATTTCGTTTTCGGCCCGGAGCGCGTTAAAACAGATCCTTTGGCCAATGCGAAAGA is from bacterium and encodes:
- the queC gene encoding 7-cyano-7-deazaguanine synthase QueC — translated: MQKPLKRLPVKKKSSKELAVILVSGGMDSCVTAAIAAQSYELAMLHLNYGQKTERREEKAFRDICKFYRIPGDRQLISHIDHLKKIGGSSLTDRSIEVTKANLENKKVPTSYVPFRNSHILAIAVSWAEVIGARKIFIGAVEEDSSGYPDCREEFFKAFNKVIALGTRPDTTLEVVTPIIHKNKSEIVKKGVELKAPLHLTWSCYQYEAKACGVCDSCALRLRGFQLAGVKDPIIYKQIIKYK
- a CDS encoding 6-carboxytetrahydropterin synthase, whose product is MKIAKEFHWEMAHRLPYHRSGCQNIHGHSYRMFVEIEGTPGPNGMLMDYGDMKSLVKPIVDELDHAFLCSNDDEMMKPFLKTSGLKAVYVDFFTTAENLSFYFAKKIKEKLVPYKNIIAVKVRIQETTSSYAEAVETFAR
- a CDS encoding radical SAM protein, with translation MESTATADNTLKINEIFFSIQGESSHAGKPCVFVRLTYCNLRCSYCDTEYAFYDGKDMTLDAILDEVKQYQCKTIEITGGEPLMQKAVHPLMKRLCDEGYEVLIETGGSLDVSPIDPRVFKIMDLKCPSSKMAHKNLYENIAYLLPHDEVKFVIGNREDYAWAIGQIRQYRIQAKCRTILFSPVFGNIEPVEIVNWMLADQIQKEIPNLRFQIQMHKMIWAPETRGV